In Bacillus cytotoxicus NVH 391-98, the following are encoded in one genomic region:
- the atpE gene encoding F0F1 ATP synthase subunit C produces MSLGVIAAAIAIGLSALGAGIGNGLIVSRTIEGVARQPELKGALQTIMFIGVALVEALPIIGVVIAFIVMNR; encoded by the coding sequence ATGAGTTTAGGTGTAATCGCAGCTGCAATTGCAATTGGTTTATCAGCATTAGGTGCAGGTATTGGTAACGGTCTTATCGTATCACGTACAATCGAAGGTGTTGCTCGTCAGCCAGAATTAAAAGGCGCACTTCAAACAATTATGTTCATCGGGGTTGCATTAGTTGAGGCACTTCCAATCATTGGTGTAGTTATTGCATTCATCGTAATGAACAGATAA
- a CDS encoding F0F1 ATP synthase subunit delta, with product MSNEIVAKRYAVALFQIAKEKHVLEMFEEELGLVQSVFMKNEELHSFLTKPNISKEQKKMFLSNVFSSVSESILNTLYILVDNKRIEILPAIANEYVTLANEERNVADATVYSTRLLSEEEKLNIAEAFAKRTGKDAIRVKNIVDEDLLGGIKVRIGNRIYDGSLQGKLARIQRELMKNR from the coding sequence ATGAGCAATGAGATTGTAGCAAAACGTTATGCTGTCGCTCTTTTTCAAATTGCAAAAGAAAAACACGTATTAGAAATGTTTGAAGAAGAATTAGGCCTTGTACAAAGCGTTTTTATGAAAAACGAAGAACTACATAGCTTTTTAACAAAGCCGAATATTTCAAAGGAACAGAAAAAAATGTTTCTTTCTAACGTATTCTCTTCTGTTTCTGAGTCTATTTTAAATACGTTATATATTTTAGTTGATAATAAACGAATTGAAATTTTACCTGCCATTGCAAATGAATACGTAACTCTTGCAAACGAAGAGCGTAACGTAGCGGATGCAACTGTTTATTCTACTCGTCTTCTATCTGAAGAAGAGAAACTTAACATTGCAGAAGCATTTGCAAAAAGAACTGGAAAAGATGCAATTCGCGTGAAAAATATTGTAGATGAGGATTTACTAGGCGGTATTAAAGTGCGCATTGGAAATCGCATTTACGATGGAAGTTTACAAGGAAAATTAGCACGTATTCAGCGTGAACTAATGAAGAATAGATAG
- a CDS encoding ATP synthase subunit I: MIDVHGLVQRQKKYMYYLLALLVLGWGFTSYKDVFLGLIIGTIFSFLSLRIIARRTDKLIERVTNGGSVKFKATAVSTYSRFATIGLLILFAAKYQHFIAMWSLGVGLLTGYLVMIIDFLYLEYKNREER; the protein is encoded by the coding sequence ATGATAGATGTGCATGGACTTGTCCAAAGACAAAAGAAATATATGTACTACTTGCTTGCACTTCTAGTGCTAGGATGGGGATTTACCTCTTACAAGGATGTGTTTCTTGGGCTGATTATCGGAACGATTTTCAGTTTTCTTAGTTTGCGCATCATTGCACGTAGAACAGACAAGCTTATAGAACGCGTTACCAATGGAGGAAGCGTGAAATTTAAAGCTACAGCTGTCAGTACATATTCAAGGTTTGCGACGATTGGATTATTAATTTTATTTGCGGCAAAGTATCAGCATTTCATTGCGATGTGGAGCTTAGGTGTAGGATTGCTGACAGGGTATCTTGTCATGATCATAGATTTTCTTTATTTAGAGTATAAGAACAGGGAAGAGAGGTGA
- a CDS encoding F0F1 ATP synthase subunit epsilon, translating into MKTFPVSIVTPDGPVYEKEVEMVSVKAESGEMGILPGHIPTVAPLKISAVRLKNGGHTDYVAVSGGFIEVRPDKVTVLATSAEEANHIDTHRANEAKRRAEQRLQDKQAHVDFKRAELALKRAINRLDVSNMK; encoded by the coding sequence ATGAAGACATTTCCAGTCAGTATTGTAACTCCTGATGGACCGGTTTATGAAAAAGAAGTAGAAATGGTAAGCGTTAAGGCAGAAAGTGGGGAGATGGGGATTTTACCAGGTCACATTCCCACTGTTGCGCCGCTTAAAATTAGTGCGGTTCGTTTGAAAAATGGCGGTCATACTGATTATGTAGCAGTAAGCGGGGGCTTTATCGAAGTTCGTCCAGATAAAGTAACAGTATTAGCAACATCTGCTGAAGAAGCGAACCATATTGATACTCATCGTGCAAATGAAGCGAAGCGTCGTGCTGAGCAACGTCTGCAAGATAAGCAAGCCCATGTTGACTTTAAGCGTGCAGAATTAGCGCTAAAACGTGCAATTAATCGTTTGGACGTTTCTAACATGAAGTAA
- the atpA gene encoding F0F1 ATP synthase subunit alpha: MSIRAEEISALIKQQIENYQSEIEVSDVGTVIQVGDGIARAHGLDNVMAGELVEFANGVMGLAQNLEENNVGIIILGPYTEIREGDEVRRTGRIMQVPVGEELIGRVVNPLGQPVDGLGPIHTTKTRPIESPAPGVMDRKSVHEPLQTGIKAIDALVPIGRGQRELIIGDRQTGKTAVALDTILNQKDEDMICIYVAIGQKESTVRNVVETLRKHGALEYTIVVTASASQPAPLLYLAPYAGVSMGEEFMYNGKHVLVVYDDLSKQAAAYRELSLLLRRPPGREAYPGDVFYLHSRLLERAAKLSDAKGGGSLTALPFIETQAGDVSAYIPTNVISITDGQIFLQSDLFFSGVRPAIDAGTSVSRVGGSAQIKAMSKVSGTLRLDLASYRELEAFAQFGSDLDKATQAKLNRGARTVEVLKQGLHKPLRVEKQVMILYALTRGFLDDIPVADITRFEEEFYAWLDSNAADLLEEIRTTKKLADDDKFAAAINGFKKVFVASE, translated from the coding sequence ATGAGCATCAGAGCTGAAGAAATTAGCGCACTGATAAAGCAACAAATTGAAAACTATCAGTCTGAAATCGAAGTTAGCGATGTTGGTACAGTTATCCAAGTTGGTGACGGTATCGCGCGTGCTCATGGTCTTGATAACGTTATGGCTGGTGAACTTGTAGAGTTCGCTAACGGCGTTATGGGACTAGCACAAAACTTAGAGGAAAACAACGTAGGTATTATTATTCTAGGACCTTACACAGAAATTCGTGAAGGTGACGAAGTTCGTCGTACAGGCCGTATTATGCAAGTGCCAGTAGGTGAAGAACTAATCGGTCGTGTTGTGAACCCATTAGGTCAACCGGTAGACGGTTTAGGTCCAATCCATACAACAAAAACTCGTCCAATTGAAAGCCCAGCACCAGGTGTAATGGATCGTAAATCTGTTCATGAGCCACTTCAAACTGGTATTAAGGCAATTGATGCACTTGTGCCAATCGGTCGTGGTCAACGTGAGCTAATCATCGGTGACCGCCAAACTGGTAAAACAGCAGTAGCACTGGATACAATCTTAAACCAAAAAGACGAAGACATGATTTGTATCTATGTTGCAATTGGACAAAAAGAATCTACAGTACGTAACGTAGTAGAAACACTGCGTAAGCATGGTGCATTAGAGTATACAATTGTTGTAACAGCATCAGCTTCTCAACCAGCTCCATTGTTATATTTAGCTCCTTATGCAGGTGTATCAATGGGTGAAGAATTCATGTACAACGGAAAACACGTATTAGTCGTGTATGATGACTTATCAAAACAAGCAGCTGCTTACCGTGAGCTATCATTACTATTACGTCGTCCTCCAGGTCGTGAAGCATATCCAGGGGATGTATTCTACTTACATTCTCGCTTACTAGAGCGTGCAGCAAAATTAAGCGATGCAAAAGGCGGTGGCTCATTAACAGCTCTACCTTTCATCGAAACACAAGCAGGGGACGTATCAGCATACATCCCAACAAACGTAATCTCCATTACAGATGGACAAATCTTCTTGCAATCTGACTTGTTCTTCTCTGGCGTACGTCCAGCAATCGATGCAGGTACTTCAGTATCTCGTGTTGGTGGATCTGCTCAGATTAAAGCGATGAGTAAAGTATCAGGTACACTTCGTCTTGACCTTGCATCTTACCGTGAGTTAGAAGCGTTTGCTCAGTTCGGTTCTGACCTTGATAAAGCAACACAAGCGAAACTAAATCGCGGTGCTCGCACAGTTGAAGTATTAAAACAAGGATTACACAAACCATTGCGAGTAGAGAAACAAGTTATGATTCTTTACGCTTTAACACGTGGATTCCTAGATGATATTCCAGTAGCAGATATCACTCGCTTTGAAGAAGAATTCTATGCTTGGTTAGATTCAAATGCAGCTGATTTATTAGAAGAAATCCGTACAACGAAGAAACTTGCGGATGACGACAAATTTGCAGCAGCAATCAATGGATTTAAAAAAGTATTCGTAGCTTCTGAATAA
- a CDS encoding putative bifunctional diguanylate cyclase/phosphodiesterase: MKIKTHVTILISSLLIYLSIHYIGVLIYSKDSLVFQIMIWVTTILVDMIICSYLVYFSSIKRGHAYRFWMLLTFGSILYFIGDIIVAYQRLILHDSAIFVDPSDFFYLLCLIIFVAAFLYELLYDRNIWEQLFIICDVCIVVTAQFTLSYYLLIEQAIHIIATTYLNIIVQLMYPMANLLFLLIGISLLFRPLSLLSKQVSIFLATSVIGYASIDSIYAYLKYFTAEHSGFIIAPLYQFFLMLIVIACVLHTKEAEHTEQVLLTPQIGEAIHLSLPYLSVIALSTFVLIERAFSPILVIGLIVTFFFVLIRHILVRRQNKELLLTQMRFNQHLEEQIELRTQDLVQQKDALYRSKKMFESLYEHHPDPIFTLDLHGNFLNVNHAGITLLGYQTNELLNQPYYSLVYEKDLKKIIDAFHHVKRGNSISLEIRAYHKNRDIYFLHVTAVPIILKEHIPGVYLMIKDITESKQQQEQINFLAYHDTLTELSNRRSFHKQLEEAIVRAKITKQPFAVLFLDLDRFKIINDTLGHRIGDLLLIAIAKRLKQISNPNVKLARLAGDEFTLLIENIKHTAEVQTVADHILAALNEPFQIENHHLQISSSIGIAIYPEAGEDPMSILQHADMAMYETKNKGKNGSSIYTQELYEKMERKSRIEKDFPLALANNQFFISYQPQVDIRTKKIVGAEALIRWNHPILGNISPCEFIPIVEETPQIIPLGHWMLKESCKQLKYWHKLGYADLKISVNLSAKEFQQDNLIENILTILKEVQVEPRFLILELTERIAMINEKETLLKLKKLKEHGIQTSIDDFGTGYSSLAYLSLFPIDALKVPREFTQLADQREEERAIISTILSLANTLNLSVVAEGIETEKQFDFLQANNCRYMQGYYFSKPLTSKQFLNFLQKHPF; the protein is encoded by the coding sequence ATGAAGATAAAAACACACGTAACGATTCTTATAAGTAGTTTACTTATTTATCTTAGCATTCATTATATCGGGGTACTCATTTATTCGAAAGACTCTCTTGTATTTCAAATCATGATATGGGTAACAACAATTTTAGTTGATATGATCATTTGTAGTTACTTAGTCTATTTTTCATCCATTAAACGCGGTCATGCTTATCGATTTTGGATGCTACTTACATTCGGTTCCATTTTATATTTTATTGGTGATATCATCGTTGCTTACCAACGCTTGATTTTACATGACTCTGCTATATTTGTTGATCCGTCCGACTTTTTTTATTTATTATGTCTCATTATCTTTGTAGCTGCCTTCTTATATGAATTACTTTATGACCGAAATATATGGGAACAGTTATTTATCATATGCGATGTTTGTATTGTCGTGACTGCACAATTTACATTAAGCTATTACCTTCTTATTGAGCAGGCTATCCATATTATCGCTACCACTTACCTTAATATAATCGTACAACTCATGTATCCCATGGCAAACTTATTATTTCTTCTAATAGGTATTAGCTTATTATTTCGACCGCTGTCACTTCTTTCAAAACAAGTTTCCATCTTTTTAGCAACTTCAGTCATTGGTTATGCAAGTATTGATTCCATCTATGCTTATTTGAAATACTTTACAGCTGAGCATTCTGGATTTATAATCGCGCCTTTATATCAATTTTTTTTAATGCTTATTGTTATCGCTTGTGTGCTTCACACCAAAGAAGCAGAGCACACTGAGCAAGTATTACTAACACCGCAAATCGGTGAAGCAATTCATTTATCGCTACCCTATCTCTCTGTTATTGCTCTTAGTACATTTGTATTAATAGAGCGTGCTTTTTCACCCATATTAGTAATAGGCCTTATTGTTACATTTTTCTTTGTATTGATACGCCATATTTTAGTTCGTAGACAAAATAAAGAACTACTGCTAACGCAGATGCGGTTTAACCAACATTTAGAAGAACAAATCGAGTTACGCACACAAGATTTAGTGCAGCAAAAAGATGCGTTATATCGGAGCAAAAAAATGTTCGAATCTCTATATGAACACCATCCTGATCCTATTTTCACATTGGATTTGCACGGCAATTTCTTAAATGTAAATCATGCTGGAATTACATTGCTTGGTTATCAAACAAACGAACTGTTAAATCAGCCTTATTACTCACTTGTATACGAGAAAGACTTAAAGAAAATAATAGATGCGTTTCATCATGTGAAACGAGGGAACTCGATTTCGTTAGAGATACGAGCATACCATAAAAATAGAGATATTTACTTTTTGCACGTTACAGCTGTTCCTATTATCTTAAAAGAGCATATTCCGGGTGTCTATTTAATGATTAAAGATATTACAGAAAGCAAACAACAACAAGAACAAATTAACTTCCTAGCATATCATGACACATTAACTGAACTTTCCAACCGCCGCTCCTTTCACAAGCAACTGGAAGAGGCCATTGTACGAGCTAAAATAACAAAACAACCTTTTGCTGTTTTGTTCCTTGATTTAGATCGTTTCAAGATTATCAATGACACTCTTGGACATCGAATCGGAGACCTTCTTTTAATTGCTATAGCCAAAAGGCTGAAACAAATTTCAAATCCAAATGTAAAACTTGCACGGCTTGCCGGAGATGAATTTACGCTCCTCATCGAAAATATTAAACACACAGCTGAAGTTCAAACAGTAGCAGATCATATTTTGGCCGCATTAAATGAACCATTTCAAATTGAAAATCATCATTTACAAATTTCATCGAGTATTGGTATTGCTATTTACCCAGAAGCCGGTGAAGATCCGATGTCAATTTTGCAGCATGCTGACATGGCAATGTATGAAACAAAAAACAAAGGAAAAAATGGAAGCTCTATCTATACACAGGAGCTATACGAAAAGATGGAGCGTAAATCACGAATTGAAAAAGATTTCCCACTTGCCCTGGCAAATAACCAATTCTTTATTTCGTATCAACCACAAGTTGATATTAGAACGAAAAAAATAGTTGGCGCAGAAGCTTTAATCCGCTGGAATCATCCAATTCTAGGTAATATCTCACCTTGTGAGTTCATTCCGATTGTCGAAGAAACGCCTCAAATCATTCCGCTTGGTCATTGGATGTTAAAAGAATCATGCAAGCAATTAAAGTATTGGCATAAGCTTGGCTATGCTGATTTGAAAATAAGCGTTAACTTATCAGCAAAAGAATTTCAACAAGATAACTTAATCGAAAACATCTTAACAATACTTAAGGAGGTACAAGTAGAACCGAGATTTCTCATACTGGAATTAACTGAACGCATCGCCATGATAAATGAAAAAGAAACATTACTAAAGCTTAAAAAGTTAAAAGAGCATGGCATTCAAACTTCAATTGATGACTTTGGCACAGGTTACTCTTCTCTAGCTTACTTATCCCTTTTCCCAATTGATGCATTAAAAGTGCCACGAGAATTTACACAACTGGCCGATCAGCGAGAAGAAGAAAGAGCTATTATTTCTACAATACTTTCACTTGCAAATACATTAAACCTTTCCGTCGTTGCCGAGGGGATTGAGACGGAAAAACAATTTGACTTTTTGCAAGCTAACAATTGCCGATACATGCAAGGGTATTACTTTAGTAAACCACTTACAAGTAAACAGTTCTTAAACTTTCTACAAAAACACCCTTTCTAA
- the atpB gene encoding F0F1 ATP synthase subunit A, producing the protein MEHGKLVDFLGLTFDLSAVIMVTVAAVIVFLIAVIGTRSLALRPTGMQNFLEWVLDFVKGIIGSTMDWKTGGRFLTLGVTLMMFIFVSNMLGLPFMFSTTEAGEHIAWWRSPTSDPAVTLTLAVMVVTLTHYYGIKMKGTKEYIKGYFQPMKFLFPLKVIEEFANTLTLGLRLFGNIYAGEILLTLLAQLGASGAFGALGAVVPMLAWMGFSVFVGSIQAFIFTMLTMVYMAHKVSHDH; encoded by the coding sequence GTGGAACACGGTAAATTGGTTGATTTTCTAGGTTTAACGTTCGATTTGTCCGCAGTTATCATGGTTACTGTAGCAGCAGTTATAGTGTTCTTAATCGCTGTGATTGGAACTCGAAGCTTAGCTCTTCGTCCGACAGGAATGCAAAACTTCCTTGAGTGGGTGTTAGACTTTGTGAAAGGCATTATTGGCAGTACGATGGACTGGAAAACAGGTGGGCGCTTCTTAACACTTGGCGTTACACTTATGATGTTTATTTTCGTATCAAACATGCTCGGTTTACCATTCATGTTTTCAACAACTGAGGCTGGTGAACATATTGCATGGTGGAGATCGCCAACGTCTGACCCAGCAGTTACTTTAACATTAGCCGTGATGGTAGTTACCCTCACCCATTACTATGGAATTAAGATGAAGGGTACAAAGGAATATATAAAAGGTTATTTCCAACCTATGAAGTTCTTATTTCCTTTAAAGGTTATTGAGGAGTTTGCTAACACATTAACGTTGGGGCTTCGTCTATTCGGTAACATTTATGCTGGTGAGATTTTATTAACATTGCTTGCTCAATTAGGTGCAAGTGGTGCTTTTGGAGCATTAGGTGCGGTTGTGCCAATGTTAGCATGGATGGGATTCAGTGTATTCGTTGGATCAATCCAAGCATTTATTTTCACAATGTTAACGATGGTTTACATGGCTCATAAAGTAAGTCATGACCATTAA
- a CDS encoding NADH-quinone oxidoreductase subunit A, whose protein sequence is MENVYENSYMIVGIFLLLGILLPVVALTLGKLLRPHKPSEAKNTTYESGIEPYHDANVRFHARYYIFALLFVIFDVETLFLYPWAVAYDKLGLFALIEMLIFVAMLLIGLAYAWKKKVLQWL, encoded by the coding sequence GTGGAAAATGTATACGAAAATAGTTACATGATTGTTGGTATTTTCTTGCTGCTAGGCATATTACTTCCGGTAGTCGCTCTGACATTAGGAAAGTTACTACGCCCACATAAACCAAGTGAGGCAAAGAATACAACATATGAAAGTGGGATTGAGCCGTATCATGATGCGAATGTTCGCTTTCATGCCCGCTACTACATTTTTGCATTACTATTCGTTATTTTTGATGTAGAAACGTTATTTTTATATCCGTGGGCAGTGGCATATGACAAGCTTGGGTTGTTTGCATTAATTGAAATGCTCATTTTTGTCGCTATGTTATTGATAGGATTAGCCTATGCTTGGAAAAAGAAGGTGTTACAATGGCTATAA
- the atpG gene encoding F0F1 ATP synthase subunit gamma: protein MASLRDIKAKINSTKKTSQITKAMEMVSASKLNRAEQNAKSFVPYMEKIQEVVASIAQGSKGINHPMLTARPVKRTGYIVITSDRGLAGGYNSNVLREVSKVIRERHNMDPNQYSIIVLGRLGRDYLKRRGFNIIDEVVGLSDHPSFTDIKDLASRAIAMFADGAYDELYIYYNHYVSKISQEVTENKVLPLTDVKSDKKLTPYEFEPSEEEILKVLLPQYAESLVYGALLDGKASEHAARMTAMKSATDNAMEVIDTLTLSFNRARQAAITQEITEIVGGAAALE from the coding sequence GTGGCATCTTTACGCGATATAAAAGCGAAAATTAACTCGACGAAGAAAACGAGTCAAATCACGAAAGCGATGGAGATGGTATCTGCATCGAAATTAAACCGTGCAGAACAAAATGCTAAATCTTTCGTTCCATATATGGAAAAAATTCAAGAAGTGGTAGCGAGTATCGCACAAGGTAGCAAAGGAATCAATCATCCGATGCTAACAGCGCGTCCTGTAAAGCGTACAGGGTACATCGTTATTACATCTGATCGCGGACTAGCAGGTGGTTATAACAGTAACGTATTACGTGAAGTAAGTAAGGTAATTCGTGAGCGTCATAATATGGATCCAAACCAATATTCAATTATTGTACTTGGACGACTAGGACGTGATTATTTAAAACGTCGTGGCTTTAACATCATTGATGAAGTAGTTGGATTATCTGACCACCCATCATTTACAGATATTAAAGATCTTGCTTCTCGAGCAATTGCGATGTTTGCAGATGGTGCTTATGATGAATTGTATATTTATTACAATCACTATGTAAGTAAAATTTCACAAGAAGTAACAGAAAATAAAGTTTTACCGCTTACAGATGTGAAATCTGATAAAAAATTAACTCCATATGAGTTTGAACCTTCAGAAGAAGAAATCTTAAAAGTACTATTGCCACAATACGCGGAAAGCCTAGTGTACGGTGCACTGCTAGACGGAAAAGCAAGTGAACACGCAGCGCGTATGACAGCAATGAAGAGTGCTACAGACAATGCAATGGAAGTTATCGATACACTTACACTTTCATTCAACCGTGCTCGTCAAGCTGCGATTACACAAGAAATCACAGAAATCGTTGGTGGAGCAGCAGCGTTAGAATAG
- the atpF gene encoding F0F1 ATP synthase subunit B, with translation MPTLLLGAAIPFGTIAYTLVVFLILLVMLRKFAWGPLMGIMKEREEHVASEIDAAEKNHAEAKKLVEEQREMLKQSRVEAQELIERAKKQAEEQKDGIIAAAKEEAESIKTSAVQEIQREKEQAIATLQEQVASLSVQIASKVIEKELKEEDQVKLIRDYIKEVGEAR, from the coding sequence GTGCCAACTTTATTATTAGGAGCTGCCATTCCGTTTGGAACGATCGCTTATACGTTGGTCGTTTTCCTAATTTTATTAGTGATGCTACGCAAATTTGCTTGGGGTCCTTTAATGGGAATTATGAAGGAACGTGAAGAGCATGTTGCTAGCGAAATCGACGCTGCAGAGAAAAATCACGCAGAGGCGAAAAAGTTAGTAGAGGAACAACGTGAAATGCTAAAACAGTCACGTGTTGAAGCACAAGAGTTAATCGAAAGAGCGAAAAAGCAAGCAGAAGAACAAAAAGATGGTATTATTGCTGCTGCAAAAGAAGAAGCAGAATCAATTAAAACATCTGCTGTACAAGAAATTCAACGCGAAAAAGAGCAAGCAATTGCTACATTGCAAGAACAAGTCGCTTCTTTATCCGTTCAAATTGCTTCTAAAGTAATTGAGAAAGAACTAAAAGAAGAAGACCAAGTAAAATTAATTCGCGATTATATTAAAGAAGTAGGAGAAGCGCGATGA
- a CDS encoding DUF975 family protein, whose product MISEMKREALQSLKGKWGLGVGSTILQFVLNYIVSLVVSLIVIIPVLLFIMAIGDSVYAFEEGAAAIGAVILLIFMYILMLIVNYGSYGIMAYGYTNLYVNISKRNNVTIDYLFEGFRGLSRIWKSIKAMLGLLVYSLSWLPIVFIGILMFVIGDENNPPESEALVIVVLGLLFISIIVSIIAYFSYAMTFYILVENPEYSVLQALKESKSIMKGHKLDLFLLWLSFIGWGILAMFTLGIGLLWLYPYFTTTTAHFYRYISEKELY is encoded by the coding sequence ATGATTAGTGAAATGAAACGAGAAGCCTTGCAATCACTAAAGGGGAAATGGGGGCTTGGTGTAGGCTCAACAATTTTACAATTTGTTTTAAATTATATTGTTTCGCTAGTTGTATCATTAATAGTTATTATTCCAGTATTGCTGTTCATAATGGCGATCGGCGACTCAGTGTATGCATTTGAAGAGGGAGCGGCAGCAATTGGTGCTGTTATTTTATTAATTTTTATGTATATATTGATGCTCATTGTGAATTATGGATCATATGGAATTATGGCATATGGCTATACGAATTTGTATGTCAATATAAGTAAGAGAAATAATGTTACGATAGATTATTTATTTGAAGGGTTTCGTGGGTTAAGTAGAATTTGGAAGTCGATAAAAGCGATGTTAGGTTTACTTGTATATTCGCTATCTTGGCTTCCTATCGTATTTATAGGAATATTAATGTTTGTAATTGGGGATGAAAATAATCCACCTGAAAGTGAAGCGTTAGTTATCGTTGTGCTTGGCCTCCTATTCATTTCAATTATAGTATCTATCATTGCTTATTTTTCGTATGCGATGACGTTTTATATTCTAGTAGAGAATCCGGAATACAGTGTTTTACAAGCGTTAAAAGAAAGTAAGTCCATCATGAAAGGACATAAACTGGATTTATTTCTTTTATGGCTTAGCTTTATTGGTTGGGGAATTTTAGCTATGTTTACACTTGGAATTGGCTTACTTTGGTTATATCCTTATTTCACTACAACAACAGCTCATTTTTATCGATATATATCAGAAAAAGAATTATACTAA
- the atpD gene encoding F0F1 ATP synthase subunit beta translates to MNKGRVTQIMGPVVDVKFDGGKLPEIYNALRIKKDEVNLTLEVALHLGDDTVRTVAMSSTDGLVRGTEVEDTGRPISVPVGDATLGRVFNVLGEAIDLDGEIPADVRRDPIHRQAPAFEELSTKVEILETGIKVVDLLAPYIKGGKIGLFGGAGVGKTVLIQELINNIAQEHGGISVFAGVGERTREGNDLYHEMSDSGVIKKTAMVFGQMNEPPGARQRVALTGLTMAEHFRDEQGQDVLLFIDNIFRFTQAGSEVSALLGRMPSAVGYQPTLATEMGQLQERITSTNKGSITSIQAVYVPADDYTDPAPATTFAHLDATTNLERRLTQMGIYPAVDPLASTSRALSPEIVGEEHYEVARQVQQTLQRYKELQDIIAILGMDELSEEDKLVVHRARRIQFFLSQNFHVAEQFTGQPGSYVPVKETVRGFKEILEGKHDDLPEDAFRLVGGIEEVVENAKKMMA, encoded by the coding sequence ATGAATAAAGGGCGCGTTACGCAAATCATGGGTCCGGTTGTAGACGTTAAGTTTGACGGCGGAAAGCTACCTGAAATCTACAATGCCCTTAGAATTAAAAAAGATGAAGTTAACTTAACTTTAGAAGTTGCACTTCACTTAGGTGATGACACAGTTCGTACGGTTGCGATGTCTTCTACTGATGGACTTGTTCGTGGCACAGAAGTAGAAGACACTGGTCGACCAATCTCAGTTCCAGTTGGTGATGCAACACTTGGTCGTGTATTTAACGTATTAGGTGAAGCAATTGACTTAGATGGTGAAATTCCAGCGGATGTACGCCGTGACCCAATTCACCGTCAAGCACCTGCATTCGAAGAATTATCTACGAAAGTAGAAATTCTTGAAACTGGTATTAAAGTAGTAGACTTACTTGCTCCATACATTAAAGGTGGTAAAATCGGTCTATTCGGTGGTGCCGGTGTAGGTAAAACAGTATTAATTCAGGAATTAATCAACAATATCGCACAAGAACACGGTGGTATTTCTGTATTCGCTGGTGTAGGTGAGCGTACTCGTGAAGGGAACGATTTATACCATGAAATGAGTGATTCTGGTGTAATCAAGAAAACAGCGATGGTATTCGGACAAATGAACGAGCCACCTGGTGCACGTCAACGTGTTGCATTAACAGGATTAACAATGGCTGAACATTTCCGCGATGAGCAAGGACAAGACGTACTATTGTTCATCGATAACATCTTCCGTTTCACGCAAGCGGGTTCTGAAGTATCTGCCCTTCTTGGTCGCATGCCATCTGCGGTAGGTTACCAACCAACACTTGCAACGGAAATGGGGCAATTACAAGAACGTATTACATCAACAAATAAAGGGTCTATTACGTCTATCCAAGCGGTATATGTACCAGCCGATGACTACACTGACCCAGCACCTGCTACAACGTTCGCTCACTTAGATGCAACAACAAACCTAGAGCGTCGTTTAACGCAAATGGGTATTTATCCAGCGGTAGATCCATTAGCTTCTACATCTCGTGCACTTTCTCCAGAAATCGTAGGAGAAGAGCACTATGAGGTTGCTCGTCAAGTACAGCAAACTCTTCAACGTTATAAAGAGCTTCAAGATATTATCGCTATCTTAGGTATGGATGAGTTATCTGAAGAAGATAAGTTAGTTGTACATCGCGCTCGTCGCATTCAATTCTTCTTATCACAAAACTTCCACGTAGCGGAACAGTTTACAGGTCAACCGGGATCTTATGTACCTGTAAAAGAAACAGTTCGTGGTTTCAAAGAAATTCTAGAAGGTAAACATGATGATCTTCCAGAAGATGCATTCCGCTTAGTAGGTGGAATTGAAGAAGTTGTTGAAAACGCGAAGAAAATGATGGCGTAA